A window of Candidatus Binatia bacterium contains these coding sequences:
- a CDS encoding S-adenosylmethionine synthetase N-terminal domain-containing protein translates to MSKNRSLFTSESVTEGHPDKIADQISDAILDACFEQDPYSRVACETLTATGLVVIAGEITTKAYVDFQSVVRGVVASIGYDNALYGFDANTCAVISSINKQSGDIAMGVDTGGAGDQGMMFGYATNETPELMPAAISLAHKLCMKLTEVRKNGSLPYLRPDGKSQVTVEYDANMRPVRVDAVVVSTQHAETISTEELRAD, encoded by the coding sequence TTGTCGAAGAACCGTTCTTTGTTCACTTCTGAGTCGGTGACGGAAGGTCATCCCGACAAAATCGCAGACCAGATATCGGACGCGATTCTGGATGCCTGTTTCGAGCAGGACCCTTACAGCCGGGTCGCGTGCGAGACGCTGACCGCCACCGGATTGGTGGTAATCGCGGGCGAAATCACGACCAAGGCGTACGTGGACTTCCAGTCAGTGGTCCGCGGAGTGGTGGCCTCGATCGGCTACGACAACGCGCTGTACGGGTTCGATGCGAACACGTGCGCGGTGATTTCCAGCATTAACAAGCAGTCCGGCGACATCGCCATGGGCGTGGACACGGGCGGCGCGGGCGACCAGGGCATGATGTTCGGGTACGCCACCAACGAGACGCCCGAGCTGATGCCGGCGGCGATTTCGCTGGCGCACAAGCTGTGCATGAAGCTGACCGAAGTGCGCAAGAACGGCTCGCTGCCGTATTTGCGACCGGACGGCAAGTCGCAGGTGACGGTGGAATACGACGCGAACATGCGCCCGGTGCGGGTGGACGCGGTCGTGGTTTCGACGCAGCACGCCGAAACCATCAGCACCGAAGAGCTACGGGCCGAC